ATTGGGATCCCGAGCGGTGGGATGGCAATATCTGGGACTCAGATGTTGATGATGATATTGACGTCTGGAACCCAGATAAAGTCGTGGATCCTGATCAGGGATCTATTACTGATCCCCCTCCGTTAACAACTTCTGCACTCCTTATTTCGCGGAGAAGGGAGGTGTAAAATGCTGCTGGTCAGAGACCACGGCAGTCTGAAATTCTTGTAGAGGATTTCACACAGAAAGAGATTAGTGATATACGGGAGCAGATGAAGCAGCGACCAGGAGAACCATTGGATAAATGGTTGGTCAGGCTGTATGATCAGGGTGCGGCACAAATATCCATAGATCACATGGATTGTCACCATTTCTGTGATTTAAGCGTCAATGCTGTAGTGCGGTCTCAATGTCGTAAGCACAGGCACGTTGTTGAGTATGGTAGGAAAAAGAATAGGAGAGGTGGCGTTCAGGCTGAGAGAAATGGGAGATCTTGGGGAGTGGGATAAGCCCAACCGAGCTGATGTTGATAGGCAGCCCAGGGAACAAACTTTGTACAATGATGATGGTAATTACACCTGGAACCCAGGAGAGGAATGGACAATGTAAATTCAAAAGTACAGTGACAGTGCGACCGGTATTGGTGGGGGAGGTGAAGATGCAACCTTTCCCCATACCTCTTGCAAATAAGGCAGTGAGATTAAAGCAGCACCGGATTGGTGGAACGCAAGAAGCatgtattttaaaatggaaatggtATGTAGCTGACAGGGCTATGAGCAAGTGAAGGATGTTCTACAGAAAGGCAAAGAGATCGTGATATTGATGGTGTTGGAGGAGTCCTCTATATTGTGGGGAGTGAGGAACAGAAACAGCGTGCGTGGTTTACGGATGGGGCAGCTAAGTATGTTGGTGGTAAGTGAACGTGGAAAGCTGCGGCATATAACCCATGTACGCAGCAGATGTTGGAAATGACAGGAGATGGCAAAAGTAGCCAATGGGCTGAGTTATGAGCAGTAGTGATGGTTCTGGAAAAAAGTAAAGAGCGTGAAAACACAGGTATGTAGGTTTAACAACAGAACCGCCCACTGAAACCTGCAGAAGTCAGAGCTATGGGACAAAACAACATAGTGGCTGTCATGGAGTCAGGTGCCGAAGGGTGGCGCCACGTCCCAGCCAATAAGTGCTATTTATGGGAAAACTAACATGTATGTGAGATTCTCTTTTATGTATGCAAGATGACGCGATGGCCCCATTGGTGGACGTGGCTGACGCTGTCGATGAACCTCAGCTATGCCGCAGTTCCAGGGACCGAGGTGGAGCGGGTGGGCCACGTCAATATGAAGTGGGCAAGTGTATTCAATGACTCGATGACAAGACAACTTCATCTGCCCAGCTAAACAATCATGTTTTATATTAAAACTAACTCCTGTGAACGGGAGTGAGTCTTGCTTTTAAGACATCGTACTTTGCgtattttgatagaatgtctATACACGTTAACATGTATTTAAAATCGTCATTCTGTTCCGCGTAAGCCGACATGTCCCCCAAGTCAGCTTGCCATTGAGAATCGATATTAGTCACAAAGACTCCTTTTAAAGAttccttttaaagttaaacctgatcggtttatgtaatgtgtatgcatcttcaccagatagccatgtagcaacttgtttcttatttatattacacacaccTTCTTCATCATCTATCAGAGATCTGTATAATCTGTCGGGGCCTCCAAAAGACCCAGGGTTTGATGGTGTATAATAGACACACTTCAAGTGCTTGTCATCTATCGTGGACCTCTAGCAATAATGACACAGTGTTTTTTAAAtcaactcattttatttagaaTGCATGCAAAAATTGTCAGAAACATTTTGATCACATAATTCAGCGTTTACACAGCAGCCTGGGGTGGTTTGTATGCgtgcaaaatacagaattcattATATGCGTCATCTATGGCCCCCTCGTAATCTGACCCTTCCACATCACGTTTCAACTCGCGCAATTTCTCCCGCACGTATATTTCACGTTTCATAGTTTGTAATATGACGAcaattttaaataactactggaacaatggggagcaagctctgttaaaTGCTATAGATATGTGTTCTTCTGATACCTTTCCTTACCAGATTGCTACCACCGTTAAGAACCCCGCGGATTTTGTTTTGATACCATGTAATGTCtattcaaaatgttttattacggttcaaaaatagaggttttcaaCATTTCCTTGTCAGAACGCATAACCATCATTGAAAACCACAGATTCTTTATTCTGATTCGATGAATTTCCTTAATTTTTATGGCACATTAGTTACTTTTAAAAATGcagtttattctgacattgtaaatttcctgatcagtgTTTACCGTCTTTAACATGATGAGgttccacttgtgccaaaaatGCGTCGATTTGCATATGAGTTTtctgtttgtgccaaaaatatgtaaagagcacacagtccatgtcgactgagcatgtgataCAGCATTTGTCTGTGACAACTCTATCAACCTCTTCAACTGTTTTGCTAATTAACGttgttttattgtcatccttagcctccaatgcaatttTTCTTTCTAAATTCATCTTAGAGAGTCTAATGTTCTTTaacaacctgtagacttagacaCTCCTGCttagttttgaaatcattagttaatttccatttgtggaagagagcccttttcgtcctgactttattcttaatttccatagtaaaccaccttggttatagtttcctagatttagttttgctgtaAACATGAATGAAGtgctcttgcacttgcaacaatgtgcttttaaaaattctcatgcctcttcaaccgttttgctatttaactccatccagtttatagtttctagtttcagtctcataccattaaagttaacCATCATAACATTGtacacttttgttttggactttgctcttcaGACACTAAAACTAACCTCGAATTTAACCATGCTATGATCACTATCCAATGGTTCTAAAatctctaattttccaatcctatcctggttatttgAGAAAAGAAGATCAAGAAGAGCTTCTCCCCTCGTaggggtattaacaaactgagtaaaaaaaaaaaaaaaaacaatcccgtactaattccaccatctgaagttcatttacactgtatcccaggtaaattaaaatcacccataaccacataATTTTTTACTCATAATTCTGATATCCTCATATAACCTTCTGCTATCCATAATTAACTAGCTCACTATGACCCAGTCctttactcccagcccagtatatttatatagcgtatttaactttgtTTAACTTGATTTAATCAACGTATagttaatataataaaatgcGAAGTACAATAAAACACTAAATAAAGACTTGCGTTAAAATGGAACTTTTTAAACTATCCGATAGGGTCAGAGTTATCCTTAgagattaaatatttaaaataaccaaattaACAATTACCTACccgagactggcatcctgctgaACCACGTTTAACTAAAATAAAGCGAAGTTGCTCTAGGGAggccgaaaaaccacaaaaaaaccCTCTCAaagcaggctactgccggagcaggaaaaaagtggaaaatgtcctcccggccccTACTGGCGACTGAGCAAAACTCTGGAGCACCTGTCCTTTCCGAGTTAATGTTACCGATGTTAGATAATATTACCCCGCGGGTGTTTGTAGCGAAGGTACGCGGACAGAAACGCAGCTCGCGCGACACCGGTACCTATCGATAATACTCGCGCTAATTAACAAGGACAGACAAGTACTCACGCAGACcgagaaacaaataaaaattaaaaatttaagAACAACCACCGACGTAACTGTACTggcacacaaacactgaaatataCTTCCAAATAATTCCAGTCAACCGCCTAAATTTGCACCCATTTGGGGGTCATAAGCTCCCATAACCTATTGAAAGAAATCTATTTACTCATGTTTTCCTTTTCCGTCATTGCAAGCAATCAGTATTTTATTATTCTGACAGTAATTCGTTGACGGTCCCTAAATCAGCGGCGTGCGAGCGTCTCTGAGGCTGTGGAATTGATTTGGCAGTCTTTCGACCGCCTTATGCCGGCTAGCGTGAGTGAATCACCGCCGCTATATCTGGAGAGTGTGGATCTGAATATCCGTGGAATATCCAACCTAAAACTGATTTCACACAGAGAGATGTGGCTAAAGTTGTTCTTCAAGGAAGCCTCATTCAGGATAACGAAGTCTGGCAAAAACTTTCCTCAGCTAAGCGACTGCTAGACATGCAGCCACTGGGAATAATGTTAGGAAATGGGTGAATCGAGGTTTtattcctcacttcctttagcaAAACGTTAGCAACATACTAATTTCTTGTATGTAAAACATTAAAATTCGTCGAAATGTACCACCAGCGACAAAGAATTAATCTCATCCGACAAAACTAGAAGCTTATTTAATAATCGTTTTAATCACATATATTATTTTCACCGACTTTCTGAAATTTCATTATCTTTCTCGGAAACATCGGATGTTCAGAAATGTAAACAaagcgcctagaaattctagaACTCCCGCACGTCAATCTGTCTCCCTGAGTTCGGTTTCCATGGAGATGCCTACGACACAAAGTGTACAGTGACGTAGTCAGTAGCGTTATATAAATTCTAAGACGCATGCAGAGTTCTGGCATTATCGCTGTTGGTTGCTGATCTTTGTTGTAATGGCTCCAACTGTACTCGTCTGGCTCTGCCTTTTGCATTGCTGCCTTCCCTTTGCCCACACCTGCCTGCAGTGTGATCCGCTGGTGCAAGAATTAAACAATAACGTTTTAAAAGCATTCTCCAATGCATCAGTGGATACTGATGAAATTATGCGCTACGTAAATTACTTCTTTGCAAAGACCAGCAGATACTCCTATGGAGTAATAGgtaggtgtttgtgtgtgtgtgctgttttcTCGACAAGCAACAATGATAAAGCATCATAATAATTTCATAGTTAAATAactaaacaatatattttttcatcatctgtaaaatgtaaatgactaATATCTGGACTTGGTTTTGCACTGGTGGTACAATAACTTATGGTGTCTGACCTGTTACATTTGTCCAAGATGCCACCACACTGTCGAAAGCGAGTGAGGAGTATCGGGCAGAGATTTCCATGCTTCTGCGTGACGTTTCTCTCCATGTTGGTAAGACAGTTCACTAGTGGAGTTATTTATGCCGTCACTGCACCCCACACTGCACACCACATGTGTGATGTGTCTCTGGAGCTTCTTCAAACACATGCGCATGTGTGGGAATTTGTCAGCGAAGCAAATATATGCACTACACTGCACACTTGCACCACactgcacacatgcacaaaatCGAACAGTTTTATCCACTATTTATATTGTATTGTGTTGTTGATGTCATGCATGCATTTATTGTGTTTGTATTTATGTGTAGCACCATAGGGGGCCCAAGGGATACCAGATGTCAGTGCACTGTGTACTTGTACATGGACATGCTAACAATAAAGAATATTTGAGTCTTGACTTTTGATCTTAAGAAACAGAGTCAATGAGTGTTTGTTTCTCTGCCCAGAACAAGAAGGAAGGAATGTCATCAGTGACATGCTAGACAAAGGG
The sequence above is drawn from the Brienomyrus brachyistius isolate T26 unplaced genomic scaffold, BBRACH_0.4 scaffold39, whole genome shotgun sequence genome and encodes:
- the LOC125722467 gene encoding izumo sperm-egg fusion protein 1-like codes for the protein MAPTVLVWLCLLHCCLPFAHTCLQCDPLVQELNNNVLKAFSNASVDTDEIMRYVNYFFAKTSRYSYGVIDATTLSKASEEYRAEISMLLRDVSLHVEQEGRNVISDMLDKGNRILQEHLETFVHTGLCPNSCGLLNQRVINCETCASQIRTCPSPLGRDTCGTG